One window of Chryseobacterium indologenes genomic DNA carries:
- a CDS encoding quaternary amine ABC transporter ATP-binding protein codes for MEKNENSRKVKLKVEDLTIIFGKNKEKAQELLDKGFSKKEILEKTGCTIGINKASFEIYEGEFFVIMGLSGSGKSTLLRCLNRLNEPTSGKVYINDDDITGKNNKELLEVRRTEMSMVFQKFGLLPHHTILDNAGFGLEIRGESKASRDEKAQKALDIVGLNGFENQYPSQLSGGMQQRVGLARALANDPEVLLMDEAFSALDPLIKSEMQDQMLELQNTLQKTIVFITHDLDEAIKIGDRIVIMKDGVIEQIGTAEDILTNPASDYVKAFVEKVDRKTIITARSLMFDKATVVRFRKDGPEGALRKMRATGLENLPVVDFQNKFLGFVTLNDVVRIARKKEPTVESIINSNVPSVYPEVTVEEMLPLISGSKSAIAVIDEDNKFLGLVTQLSLVIEATKFNEEEIIELKEIANNQ; via the coding sequence ATGGAAAAAAATGAAAACAGTAGAAAAGTAAAACTTAAAGTGGAAGATCTGACTATTATTTTTGGCAAAAACAAAGAAAAAGCTCAGGAACTTTTAGACAAAGGCTTTTCCAAAAAGGAAATTCTTGAAAAAACAGGCTGCACCATAGGAATCAATAAAGCCAGTTTTGAGATCTATGAAGGAGAATTCTTTGTCATCATGGGACTATCAGGAAGTGGAAAATCCACATTACTGCGCTGTCTAAACAGACTGAATGAGCCCACCTCAGGAAAAGTATACATCAATGACGATGATATTACCGGTAAAAACAACAAGGAACTTTTGGAAGTGAGAAGAACGGAAATGAGTATGGTGTTTCAGAAATTCGGATTGCTGCCTCATCATACGATTTTAGACAATGCAGGTTTCGGGCTGGAAATCAGAGGAGAAAGTAAAGCTTCCCGCGATGAAAAAGCACAGAAAGCATTAGATATTGTTGGCTTAAATGGTTTCGAAAATCAATATCCTTCCCAACTTTCAGGAGGAATGCAACAGAGAGTTGGATTAGCAAGAGCTTTGGCAAACGATCCTGAAGTACTGCTTATGGATGAGGCTTTCTCCGCACTGGACCCTTTGATAAAATCTGAAATGCAGGATCAGATGCTTGAACTGCAGAATACTTTACAAAAAACCATTGTTTTTATTACCCATGACCTGGATGAGGCCATTAAAATCGGGGACCGTATCGTCATTATGAAAGATGGTGTCATAGAACAAATAGGAACAGCAGAAGATATTTTAACCAATCCTGCCAGCGACTATGTGAAAGCTTTCGTAGAGAAAGTAGACCGTAAAACAATTATCACTGCCAGATCTCTGATGTTTGACAAAGCTACGGTGGTAAGATTCAGAAAAGACGGTCCGGAAGGAGCTTTAAGAAAAATGAGAGCTACCGGATTAGAAAACTTACCTGTGGTAGATTTTCAAAATAAATTTCTGGGCTTTGTTACCCTTAACGATGTGGTCCGCATTGCCAGAAAGAAAGAACCAACTGTAGAATCAATTATCAACAGTAATGTTCCTTCGGTTTATCCTGAAGTTACGGTAGAAGAAATGCTGCCGTTAATTTCTGGAAGTAAATCAGCCATCGCAGTGATTGATGAAGACAACAAATTTTTAGGTCTTGTCACCCAGTTATCTCTTGTCATAGAAGCGACCAAGTTTAACGAAGAAGAAATTATTGAATTAAAAGAAATCGCAAACAACCAATAA
- a CDS encoding DUF1304 domain-containing protein produces MEIVAKILIAVVALEHLYILWMEMFAWETKGKEVFKAALPAEMFKPTKGLAANQGLYNGFLAAGLIWSFLIKDPQWQTNVALFFLGCVAVAGIYGAISATKKIFFVQALPAILAIIAVLLK; encoded by the coding sequence ATGGAAATCGTTGCTAAAATTCTGATCGCTGTTGTAGCACTGGAACACCTTTATATTCTTTGGATGGAAATGTTTGCCTGGGAAACGAAAGGAAAAGAAGTTTTCAAAGCTGCTTTACCTGCAGAAATGTTTAAGCCTACCAAAGGACTCGCTGCCAATCAGGGGCTTTACAATGGTTTTCTGGCTGCCGGACTGATCTGGTCTTTTTTGATTAAAGATCCGCAATGGCAGACCAATGTAGCTTTATTCTTTTTAGGATGTGTAGCTGTAGCGGGAATTTACGGTGCAATTTCAGCCACTAAAAAAATATTCTTCGTACAAGCGCTTCCTGCCATACTAGCAATCATTGCAGTATTACTAAAGTAA
- a CDS encoding Crp/Fnr family transcriptional regulator has translation MDPFKAHLHKFITITDEEYASIVSFFEVLDVKKKQNLVLEGEICRTMYFVVKGCLRKFFINEKGVEQTTEFAIENWWITDTFAYERQISTDFSIQAVEHSSILVIDLERQEELLKKHPVMERYFRMVYQRAYAASERRIRYLYEMSREELYMHFSTLYPWFIQRIPQYLIASFLNLTPEYLSEIRAKLRS, from the coding sequence ATGGATCCATTCAAAGCACATTTACATAAATTTATTACCATAACTGATGAAGAATATGCATCTATTGTATCATTTTTCGAGGTATTGGATGTAAAAAAGAAGCAAAATCTGGTGCTGGAAGGAGAGATCTGCCGGACCATGTATTTTGTAGTGAAAGGATGTCTCAGAAAGTTCTTTATCAATGAAAAAGGTGTAGAGCAAACTACAGAATTTGCTATTGAAAACTGGTGGATTACCGATACATTTGCTTACGAAAGACAGATATCAACAGATTTTTCCATACAGGCAGTGGAACATTCTTCTATTCTGGTAATTGATCTTGAGCGCCAGGAAGAATTGTTGAAAAAACATCCCGTAATGGAACGGTATTTCCGTATGGTCTACCAAAGAGCGTATGCCGCTTCAGAGCGTAGAATCCGGTATTTGTATGAAATGTCCAGAGAAGAACTTTATATGCATTTCAGCACATTGTATCCATGGTTTATCCAAAGAATTCCTCAGTATCTTATTGCTTCCTTTTTGAATCTTACACCTGAATATCTGAGTGAAATCAGGGCCAAGTTACGATCTTAA
- a CDS encoding DoxX family protein, translating into MTDIKNQFPQLFLRLALAVTMLSAVADRFGFWSKENSSWGNMERFKEYTRQLTFFLPEALSTVSAYAATFLEILFSLMLIFGFKTKFAAYGSSILLLIFAVFMTIASGPKAPLNYSVWVGSAAALLLAVQQHYSLSIDQLTKK; encoded by the coding sequence ATGACAGATATCAAAAATCAATTTCCGCAGCTATTTTTAAGACTTGCTCTTGCTGTAACCATGCTTTCTGCAGTGGCAGACCGATTTGGATTTTGGAGCAAAGAAAATTCATCATGGGGAAATATGGAGCGTTTTAAAGAATATACAAGACAGTTGACATTTTTTTTACCGGAAGCCTTAAGTACAGTTTCAGCCTATGCTGCTACCTTTTTAGAAATTCTTTTTTCTTTGATGCTGATCTTTGGATTTAAAACAAAGTTTGCAGCCTATGGAAGCAGTATTCTGCTGTTGATTTTTGCCGTATTCATGACCATTGCTTCAGGACCTAAAGCTCCACTCAACTATTCTGTATGGGTAGGAAGTGCCGCGGCTCTTTTACTGGCGGTTCAGCAACATTATTCTTTAAGTATAGATCAATTAACCAAAAAATAA
- a CDS encoding carboxymuconolactone decarboxylase family protein, with protein MSARLNIATVDSAAYKAMMGLEGYLQTISLTHIQKELIKIRASQINKCAFCLDMHTKDAIKYGETLQRIFILNGWTEAKEFFTEEEQVLLAMTEEITLISQNGLTEETFQKAKKFFDDSQIAQIIMAIVTINAWNRIAISTHLPIAK; from the coding sequence ATGAGCGCAAGATTAAATATTGCAACAGTAGATTCAGCAGCTTACAAAGCGATGATGGGATTAGAAGGATATTTACAGACCATTTCTTTAACTCACATTCAGAAGGAATTAATTAAAATCAGAGCTTCACAGATTAATAAATGTGCTTTTTGCCTTGATATGCACACCAAAGATGCCATCAAATATGGTGAAACTCTTCAAAGAATTTTTATTCTGAACGGATGGACGGAAGCAAAAGAATTCTTTACAGAAGAAGAGCAGGTACTTTTGGCAATGACAGAGGAAATTACGCTGATCAGCCAAAACGGATTAACTGAAGAGACCTTCCAAAAGGCAAAAAAATTCTTCGATGATAGCCAGATCGCTCAGATCATTATGGCTATTGTAACCATCAATGCATGGAACAGAATTGCAATAAGTACTCATCTTCCGATTGCAAAATAG
- a CDS encoding cyclase family protein, whose protein sequence is MKNNLIKMFGLATLLTINSISLSAQTLVNPEDKSWYPSAYGAQDEIGAANLLTPEVVKQALGLVKQGKTLALAVPIDKNLPAFRHRSFSLYNIQPGEQGGKSIGLNKFTFNDELVNGWTGVGTQLNGIGHIGIDNTYYNGNKATDFVTVEGVKKLGVEKVPPFVTRGVVLDMTAHYGKSIVPGGTEFTVEDIKSVLKKQGLTLRKGDIILFNTGWLELIGKDNKQFLETEPGIGMDAAKWLADQGIVAFGGDTWASEVYPNPKSKEEFPINQFMLAKKGIYNLELIDSRPLVKQKVWEFLFVLGQPLYVGSTQVNVNPVAIY, encoded by the coding sequence ATGAAAAATAATCTGATCAAAATGTTCGGGTTAGCCACTCTATTGACTATTAACAGTATTAGTTTAAGTGCTCAAACCCTCGTCAATCCGGAAGACAAATCATGGTATCCTTCTGCTTACGGTGCGCAAGATGAGATTGGAGCAGCCAATCTATTAACACCTGAAGTTGTAAAACAGGCTTTAGGACTGGTAAAACAAGGCAAAACATTAGCACTTGCTGTTCCTATTGATAAAAACCTGCCTGCTTTCAGACACAGAAGTTTCAGTTTATATAATATTCAACCGGGAGAACAAGGTGGAAAAAGCATAGGCCTTAATAAATTCACCTTCAATGACGAGTTAGTAAACGGATGGACCGGAGTGGGAACACAGCTCAACGGTATCGGGCACATTGGTATTGATAATACTTACTACAACGGAAATAAAGCGACTGATTTTGTAACCGTAGAAGGCGTAAAAAAACTGGGCGTTGAAAAAGTACCGCCATTCGTTACACGTGGTGTAGTCCTTGATATGACTGCTCATTATGGAAAATCAATAGTACCCGGCGGAACAGAATTTACGGTAGAAGATATCAAATCCGTTTTAAAGAAGCAGGGACTTACCCTAAGAAAAGGAGATATCATTCTCTTCAATACCGGATGGCTTGAATTGATAGGTAAAGACAACAAACAGTTTTTAGAAACAGAACCGGGCATCGGAATGGATGCCGCAAAATGGCTTGCCGATCAGGGAATCGTAGCTTTTGGCGGTGATACATGGGCTTCTGAAGTCTATCCTAACCCGAAAAGTAAAGAAGAATTCCCCATCAATCAGTTTATGCTGGCGAAAAAAGGAATTTATAACCTGGAACTGATTGACAGTCGCCCATTGGTGAAACAAAAAGTATGGGAATTTCTATTCGTACTGGGACAGCCATTATACGTAGGTTCTACTCAGGTGAATGTAAATCCTGTGGCGATTTATTAA
- a CDS encoding aldo/keto reductase, which translates to MEYRKLGNTDLELSTITHGAFAIGGNMWGGNEKQDSINSIHASLDHGVTSIDTAPFYGFGLSEEMIGEAIKGKDRSKIQLLTKFGLVWDGSNNGKGEFFFDAEDEGKTLPVYKLASKENIIKEVEESLKRLGTDYIDLLQLHWPDSTTPICETMEAMELLIQQGKIRAAGVSNYSVAQMEEANRTLQLASNQVSYSMLNRAIESDLVPYSLENNSGIIVYSPMERGLLTGKYFKENQLKDNDHRNGYFSQFDLNKVKTFLEKIEPLAQEKGASLSQLVLRWTTLQPAITVVLAGARNAQQAIENAKAMSIDLSQEELSFINSALSEI; encoded by the coding sequence ATGGAATACAGAAAATTAGGAAATACAGATTTAGAATTATCAACAATCACACACGGAGCCTTTGCTATCGGAGGAAATATGTGGGGAGGCAATGAAAAGCAGGATTCTATCAACTCTATTCATGCATCATTAGATCACGGAGTAACTTCTATCGACACGGCGCCTTTTTATGGTTTCGGACTGAGTGAAGAAATGATTGGTGAAGCTATCAAAGGAAAAGACCGTTCAAAAATCCAGCTTTTAACAAAATTCGGATTGGTATGGGACGGAAGCAATAACGGAAAAGGAGAATTTTTCTTTGATGCAGAAGACGAAGGAAAGACTCTTCCTGTTTATAAATTGGCTTCTAAAGAAAACATCATCAAAGAAGTTGAAGAAAGCTTAAAAAGATTAGGGACAGATTATATCGACCTTTTACAACTTCACTGGCCAGACAGCACCACTCCTATTTGTGAGACTATGGAAGCTATGGAACTATTGATTCAACAGGGAAAAATCCGTGCTGCAGGGGTAAGTAACTATAGCGTAGCTCAAATGGAAGAAGCGAACAGAACTTTACAACTTGCCAGCAACCAGGTTTCTTACAGTATGCTGAACCGTGCCATTGAAAGCGACCTTGTTCCTTATTCTTTGGAAAACAATTCAGGAATCATCGTATACAGTCCTATGGAAAGAGGTCTTTTAACCGGTAAATATTTCAAAGAAAACCAATTAAAAGATAACGACCACAGAAACGGATATTTCTCCCAGTTTGATTTGAATAAAGTGAAAACTTTCTTAGAAAAAATTGAACCTCTTGCACAGGAAAAAGGAGCCAGCCTATCTCAACTGGTACTAAGATGGACGACGCTGCAGCCAGCAATCACAGTAGTACTGGCAGGAGCAAGAAATGCCCAGCAAGCCATCGAAAATGCAAAAGCTATGTCTATTGACCTTTCTCAGGAAGAATTGAGCTTCATCAATTCGGCTTTAAGCGAAATATAA
- a CDS encoding type 1 glutamine amidotransferase domain-containing protein has product MKKLAFLMLAVFTIGFVQAQTKKSKNMKKKILFVVTSHDKKGSTGEDTGYYLGEVSHPWEVLHKAGYEIDFVSPKGGTPPVDGFDLKDPVNKEFWENKEYKNKIDHSMTPSQVNPKEYSTIFYAGGHGAMWDFADNNELSDIAAKIYENGGIVAGVCHGPAGLVNIKLNNGKYLVDGKKINAFTNEEEAEVKLTDVVPFLLENKLKERGAQFEKSGLWQNHVVTDQRVITGQNPQSAKSVGEAILKELNK; this is encoded by the coding sequence ATGAAAAAATTAGCATTTCTAATGCTTGCGGTCTTTACCATAGGATTCGTACAGGCACAAACCAAAAAATCAAAAAATATGAAAAAGAAAATCTTATTCGTTGTAACCAGCCACGATAAAAAAGGAAGTACTGGTGAAGATACAGGATATTATTTGGGAGAAGTTTCTCACCCATGGGAAGTTCTTCACAAAGCAGGATACGAAATTGACTTTGTAAGTCCGAAAGGCGGAACTCCTCCGGTAGATGGTTTCGATTTGAAAGATCCTGTAAACAAAGAATTCTGGGAAAACAAAGAATACAAGAACAAAATTGATCATTCTATGACACCGTCACAGGTAAATCCGAAAGAGTATTCAACCATCTTTTATGCAGGAGGACACGGAGCAATGTGGGATTTTGCAGACAATAATGAGCTGTCTGATATTGCTGCAAAAATCTACGAAAACGGTGGTATTGTAGCAGGAGTATGCCACGGACCGGCAGGATTGGTGAATATCAAGCTGAATAACGGGAAATACCTTGTAGACGGAAAGAAAATCAATGCTTTTACCAATGAAGAGGAAGCTGAAGTAAAATTAACAGATGTTGTTCCTTTCTTACTGGAAAACAAACTGAAAGAAAGAGGCGCACAATTTGAAAAATCAGGGCTTTGGCAAAACCACGTAGTTACAGATCAGAGAGTGATCACAGGCCAGAATCCTCAATCTGCAAAGAGCGTTGGAGAAGCTATTTTAAAAGAATTAAATAAATAA
- a CDS encoding putative quinol monooxygenase has protein sequence MKIHLTAIIKAKEEHQAEVLEVLQNMVKETRKEEACELYSLHQGIEDKNEFVFYEVWKSKEGLDQHNQQAYIQAFGALVDEKLQEKPQIYTTNII, from the coding sequence ATGAAAATTCATCTTACAGCAATTATAAAAGCCAAAGAAGAACATCAGGCAGAAGTATTGGAAGTTCTTCAGAATATGGTAAAAGAAACAAGAAAAGAAGAAGCATGTGAGCTTTACAGCCTTCATCAGGGAATTGAAGACAAAAACGAATTTGTTTTCTACGAAGTCTGGAAAAGTAAAGAAGGTCTGGATCAGCACAACCAGCAAGCTTACATCCAGGCTTTCGGGGCTTTAGTGGATGAAAAGCTACAGGAAAAACCACAGATTTATACCACCAATATTATTTAA
- a CDS encoding NAD-dependent epimerase/dehydratase family protein, whose protein sequence is MKKILITGITGYIGGTIAKKLLDRNYEVTGLVRNEAHVQELESLGIKTIVGNIHNEDVIKTAVDSVDAVIHNADSADDAYAVDNFIKAMEGSHKTFIFTSGSAIFGGKENGKRSDFVYTEDFPLTPRLEMASRVLINNYVLQSVQKDIRSIVIVPTMVYGEGLGIKKDSIQIPALVNFSQKKGHGVYFGEGENIWSNLHIEDLADLYVLALEKAKEGSIYYAENGASSLRNIAEIISKKYNLEPAQSLSIQDAVDNFGPAGGYFGFASNSICSADKASAELEWKPIYNSIENFI, encoded by the coding sequence ATGAAAAAAATACTGATCACAGGTATTACCGGCTATATTGGCGGAACTATCGCAAAAAAACTGCTTGACAGAAATTATGAAGTAACCGGATTAGTTCGTAACGAAGCTCACGTACAGGAACTGGAGTCATTGGGAATAAAAACCATTGTAGGGAATATTCACAATGAAGATGTAATAAAAACAGCTGTTGATAGCGTTGATGCAGTCATCCACAATGCTGATTCTGCAGATGACGCTTACGCTGTGGATAATTTCATCAAAGCAATGGAAGGAAGTCATAAGACGTTCATATTTACTTCCGGATCCGCAATTTTCGGAGGTAAAGAAAATGGTAAAAGAAGTGATTTTGTGTATACTGAAGATTTTCCTCTGACTCCAAGACTGGAAATGGCATCAAGAGTTCTTATCAACAATTATGTTCTTCAGTCTGTTCAAAAAGATATAAGAAGTATCGTTATTGTTCCCACCATGGTTTACGGGGAAGGTCTGGGAATAAAAAAAGACAGCATTCAGATTCCGGCATTGGTCAATTTTTCTCAAAAAAAAGGGCACGGTGTTTATTTTGGAGAAGGTGAAAACATCTGGTCTAACCTACATATTGAAGATTTGGCAGATCTGTATGTACTCGCCTTGGAAAAAGCAAAAGAAGGCTCTATCTATTATGCAGAAAATGGTGCTTCATCTTTAAGAAACATTGCAGAAATCATCAGTAAAAAATATAATCTGGAACCGGCACAGTCTTTAAGTATACAGGATGCCGTTGATAATTTCGGTCCTGCGGGCGGCTATTTCGGTTTTGCATCCAACAGTATATGCAGCGCAGACAAAGCCAGCGCAGAACTGGAATGGAAACCCATCTATAACTCAATTGAAAATTTTATTTAA